CCATCATACCTGGTTCAACAGGGGCAGTGGAATCTATCGATGAAGTAGAAGAAATTGCAAAAGATACTGGTTACCCATTAGTGTTAAAAGCAGCTAGTGGTGGAGGCGGTAAAGGAATTCGTATCGTAAAAAGTAAAGAAGCACTGAGCAAAGCATTCAAGGAAGCGAAGAGCGAAGGAGCAAAATACTTTGATGACGATAGAATTTATGTCGAAGCGTTTATTCCAGTAGCAAAGCATGTTGAAGTGCAGGTAGTAGGAGATGGTCAGGACAACTTTGTGCATTTGGGCGAAAGAGATTGTTCTGTACAACGTAAAAATCAAAAGTTAATAGAAGAATCACCATGTTCTGCTTTATCTGAAGAAAGAAGAACACAAATTTGTAACGATGCTGTTAAAGTAGCACGCGCTTCTAATTATAGAAGTGCTGGTACGATAGAATTTTTAGTTACTGAAGACGCTTATTATTTCATCGAAATGAATGCCAGAATTCAAGTAGAACATACTGTTACTGAAATGAGAGCCAATAGAGATTTATTACAAGCTCAATTATATTTAATGATGCAAAATCAGTTACCTTTTACTCAAGATGAAATAGCTTTCGACGGTCACGTAATCGAAGCACGTATTAATGCGGAAGATCCAGAAAAAGGATTTCAACCTTCACCTGGAAAAGTAAAAGGACTACATTTACCACATGGATTTAACGTAAGAGTAGATTCATTACTTTATTCAGGTTATGTGGTTTCGCCATATTATGACTCGTTAGTAGCTAAAGTAATTGTCAAAGCACCAAATAGACAATTAGCTATAGATAAACTTAAAGTTACTTTAGATGAAATGGTAATTGATGGTTTTACGACTACAGCCGATTTCTTATATGCTGTATTGAATTACCCACCATATGCACATGGAGACGCAAAAGATGTAGATATTAAATTCTTAGATAGACATAATATTATTAAGGAGGCTTAATCATGAAAGTAGATTTAAATTGTGATTTAGGTGAATCATTTGGTAATTACAAGATAGGTAATGATGAAAATATCATACCGGTAATAACTTCGGCGAATATTGCTTGTGGATTCCATGCAGGTGATGCTCAGGTTATGAATAATACAGTTAAATTAGCACATGAAAATAATATTGGAATTGGTGCTCATCCAGGACTACCCGATTTACAAGGATTTGGTAGACGCAATATGGATTTATCACCTCAAGAAATTTATGATACCGTAATTTATCAACTTGGTGCAATTTCTGGTTTCTGTGCGATTCATAATGCAAAATTAAATCATGTTAAGCCTCATGGTGCGCTATATCAAATGGGTGCTAGAGATGAAGAAATAGCTCATGCAATTGCACAAGCAGTTCATGATTTTGATGCTTCTTTAATATTTGTTGGTTTATCTAACACATTATTAATTTCTAAGGCAAAAGAATTAGGCTTACAAACTGCGTCTGAAGTTTTTGCTGATAGACGATATGAAGCAAATGGCCAATTAGTAAGTAGAAAAGAATCTGATGCTTTAATCACAGATACTGAAGAAGCCATTAGTCAAGTTATTTCAATGGTTAAAGATCAACAAGTGATTGCAAAAAATGGCGAGAAAATTGCAATTCAAGCCGATACTATTTGTGTGCATGGCGATGGCGCACATGCTTTTGAATTTGTATCACAAATAAGAGAAAGATTCTCGAAAGAAGGTATTTCTATTTCGACTTTAGGAGGATAAAACAATGGGGAAGAAATTAGCAAAAAAAGATGGGGATTTTCAGTTCACAAAAAATCATAAACGTCTATTGTTAGGTTCAGTATTTTTAATGGCTACTTCTGCGATAGGTCCAGCATTTCTAACACAAACAGCTGTATTTACAGCACAATTTGCAGCAAGTTTTGCTTTTGCAATACTGTTATCAATCATTATTGATATTGGTGCGCAAATTAATATTTGGCGTGTGTTAGTCGTTACTGGTAAAAGGGGGCAAGAAGTAGCAAACGATATTGTTAAAGGATTAGGGACTTTTATTTCGATATTAATCGCCATAGGTGGTCTCGCTTTCAATATTGGTAATATCGCAGGTGCAGGCTTAGGTCTAAATGCAATATTCGGTTTAGACGTTAAATGGGGCGCTGCTATTACGGCAATACTTTCAATCGCTATTTTTATTAGTAAAAGCGGTCAAAAGATTATGGATGTCGTTTCTATGGTCTTAGGAGCTTTAATGATTGTAGTCGTTGCCTTTGTTATGTTTAAAGCACATCCTCCTTATGGAGATGCATTGAAGCATGTCGTAATGCCAGAACATCCAATCGCTTTAGTGTTACCAATTATTACATTAGTTGGCGGAACAGTCGGCGGTTATATTACATTTGCTGGTGCCCACAGAATATTAGATTCAGGTATTGAAGGAAAATCATTTTTACCGTTCGTTAATAAAGCTGCCATTGCAGGTATTTTAACAACTGGTGTATTACGTACATTATTATTCCTTGGTGTACTAGGTGTAGTAGTTACAGGTGCAACATTAAGTTCTGATAATCCTCCTGCATCAGTATTCGAACACGTTTTAGGACCTATAGGTAAAAATATCTTTGGTGTTGTGTTATTTGCTGCTGCTATGTCATCAGTAATTGGATCAGCATACACAAGTTCAACATTCTTAAAAACATTGCATAAATCATTGTTTAATAAAGCCAATTTAATGGTTATTGCTTTTATCGTAGTATCTACAATTATCTTCTTATTTGTTGGTAAACCAGTGTCGTTATTAATTATTGCTGGCGCATTAAATGGATTAATCTTACCAATTACATTAGGTACTATTCTAATTGCAAGTAAACGTAAGTCTATCGTTGGCGATTACAAACACCCTAACTGGATGCTTTGGTTCGGTATTTTAGCAGTGATTGTAACAATTGTTACAGGTATTTTCTCACTGCAAAGTTTAGGAACTTTATTCGGTTCATAAGTTTAAAAATCCATATAGTAGTATTTGTTAACAGGAGTAAGATCATTTATTTAAATGGTTTTACTCCTGTTTTTATGTGTAGTACATTGATGTGCGGATGTGATTGGAACATCGAACAGTATAAAAAAGGTTGCTAAATAGTAGATATAAATTTATAATTATTTGATTCTATAATCGAGCTATGTGCTTAAATATGATAAAATGGCAAAGGCTATGAAATTACATCGAGGTGAACTATAATGATAGGTATAATAGGAGCAATGGAAGAAGAAGTTGCAATACTAAAAGATAAATTAACTCAATTAGAAGAAGTGACAATCGCGCATGTGAAGTTTTATAAAGGAAACTTAAATGACGCACCTGTAGTCTTAACTCAAAGTGGTATTGGAAAAGTAAATGTAGCGATGTCTACGACACTATTAATAGAAAATTTTAAACCATCTAAAATAATAAATACTGGCTCAGCTGGTGCTCTAGATGAAGAACTTAAAGTCGGCGATGTTGTCGTCAGTGAGGCTTTAGCATATCATGATGCAGATGCAACTGCTTTTGGTTATCAATTTGGACAAATACCACAAATGCCTGCAGTTTTTGAAGCAGACAAAACACTATTAACACAATCAATCGAAGCGATTAAAGCGTCTAATTTGCCTGCCAAAACAGGACTAATAGTAAGTGGTGATAGTTTTATAGGTTCTAATGAACAACGTATACAAATAAAACAAAATTTTGCTGATGCCTTAGCTGTAGAGATGGAAGCAACGGCAATTGCACAAACTTGTTATCAATTTAAAGTACCTTTCGTTGTGACTAGAGCAATTTCTGATTTAGCGAATGGAGAAGCAGAAATGAGTTTTGATGAATTTTTAAAAACTGCTGCACGTTCTTCAAGTGAAATAGTAGAAAGATTAATTAAAACAATTTAAAAAGGTGATTATCAAAAATGGGAATTTTCAAGAAATATTTTATGCCAAATGAATATGTGCAATCTATATTTCAAATTGATATAGAAAAACTTGCTGCTTCTGGAGTTAAAGGTATTATAACTGATTTAGATAATACATTAGTTGGTTGGGACGTTGAAGCACCGACAGAAGAAGTTAGAGCATGGTTTAAAAAAGCTAATGACTTAGGTATTACAATTACTATCGTTTCTAACAACAATGAACAACGCGTTGGTAGTTTCTCTCAATCTTTAGATGTAGATTTTATTTTTAAAGCGCGTAAACCTATGGGTAAAGCGTTTATAAAAGCGACGAATCATATGCAATTAAAACCAGAGGAAATCGTAGTAATAGGGGATCAAATGCTTACTGATGTATTCGGCGGCAAAAGAAGAGGACTATTCACTATTATGGTAGTACCAGTAAAACAAACGGATGGATTTATTACTAAATTCAATAGAATAATTGAACGTAGATTACTCCAGCACTTTAGAAAAAAAGGCTATATCACATGGGAGGAATATTGATTGTCAGAAACTGAAGAACTAAAATGTATCGGTTGCGGTGCAACATTGCAATCTGAAGATCCAAATGCAGCTGGTTATGTGCCAGAATATAACTTATTTAGAGAAGATGTTGTTTGTAAAAGATGTTTTAGATTAAAAAACTATAATGAAGTACAAGATGTTGGAATGAATAGCGAAGACTTTTTAGATTTATTAAATGGTCTAGCAGATAAAAAAGGTATCGTTGTCAATGTCGTCGATATTTTTGACTTTGAAGGGTCATTTATTAATGCCTTAAAACGTATCGTTGGTAATAAGAAAGTTATATTAGCTGCTAATAAATTAGATTTGTTACCTAAACAAATTAATAAAAGAAGAGTTAAAGAATGGCTGAAAAAAACTGCAAGAAAATACGGTTTAGAAGCTGAAGAAGTTACACTAATTTCTGCAGATAAAGGTTGGGGCATTGAAGAATTAATGTCTACAATCGAGCAAAAACGTAATCAGCAAGATGTTTATATTGTAGGGACAACAAACGTTGGTAAATCTACGCTTATTAATAAACTCATTGAACAAAGTGTAGGAGAAAAAGATATCGTTACAACTTCTCGCTTCCCAGGAACAACTTTAGATATGATAGATATTCCTTTAGATGAAACAACATTTATGTATGATACGCCAGGTATTATACAAGATCATCAAATGACGCATTATGTTACTGAAAAAGAACTTAAAACAATCATGCCTAAAAATGAAATTAAACAACGTGTCTACCAACTTAATGAAGGTCAAACTTTATTCTTTGGTGGTTTAGCACGTATTGATTACGTTAGTGGTGGCAAACGACCTCTCGTTTGTTACTTTTCAAACGAATTAAACATTCATAGAACTAAAACAGAAAACGCTAATGATTTATGGCGCAAACAACTTGGTGCAGTATTATCACCACCAAAAGATAGTCAAAATTTTGATTTAGCAAATGTTAAAGCTGTTAGATTAGAAACTGGTAAAGAAAAACGTGATGTTATGATTTCAGGTCTTGGTTTTATTACAATAGAAGCAGGAGCAAAAGTTATCGTTAGAGTACCGAAGAATGTAGATGTAGTGTTAAGAAATTCAATTATGTAAGGTGTGTTAAATATGAAATATGCAGTAATAGGTAGCCCAATAGATCATTCATTATCTCCAGTAATGCATAATGCGAATTTTAAAGCACTTGGCTTAGAATACGACTATGAGGCTCTGAATATTGATCCTAGTAACTTTGATTCGATAAAAGAAATTATTAAAAAGCAAAATCTCTCAGGTTTTAATATTACAATTCCGCATAAAGAAAATATTATACCTTATCTCGATGAAATAGATGAACAATCAAAAACGGTTGGCGCTGTAAATACAGTGAAAATAAACGACAATAAATGGATTGGTTATAATACGGATGGTATTGGCTATGTCGAAGGGTTAAAAACTGTTTATCCTGACTTATCAAATGCGTATATTTTAATAATAGGCGCGGGTGGAGCAAGCAAAGGCATTACTAATGAATTGATGAAGCATGTTAATCCTAAAATTACAGTAGCCAATCGAACACTTAGTAGATTTGATAATTGGCAAATGAATATTAATAAAATCGGTTTAAATGATGCAGAAAAAGCATTATCTGAATTTGATATCATAATTAATACAACGCCCGTCGGCATGAATAACAATAGTGATTTAGTGATTAATTTGGATAATCTAGCACCTCATACTTTAGTGAGTGATATCGTTTATATTCCATTTAAAACACCCATTTTAAAAGCAGCAGAAGCAAAAGGAAATCCAATACAAAACGGCTTAGACATGTTCGTAAACCAAGGTGCAGAAAGTTTTAAAATTTGGACAGATTTAACACCAAATTATGACGTTATGAAAGACACGGTATTAAACCATTTATAAAGGAGCTATTATATGTTAACGGGTAAACAAAAAAGATTTTTAAGAAGTAAGGCACATAATGTTGATCCAACTTTCCAAATTGGTAAAGCTGGTATTAACGACAATATGGTCGAGCAATTAGTTGATATTTTAGAAAACAGAGAATTAATTAAAATACACGTATTACAAAATAATTTTGAAGATAAAAATGATTTGGCACAAGAAGTGAGTCAAAAAACGAATAGCGAAATCGTACAAGTTATCGGGTCAATGATTGTTCTTTACAAAGAATCACAAGATAATAAAACAATAGAATTACCATAATGACTAATTCTATTGTTATTTATGGTGGCCAATTTAACCCGATACACACTGCACATTTGCTAGTCGCAAGTGAAGTGAATAACTTATTAACACCAGACAAATTTTATTTTATGCCGAGCCATATGTCTCCGCTCAAAACACATGAAGATTATCTTGATGCACGTTATAGAGTGAAAATGATTGAAAACTCAATTAAAGAACTTGGATTTGGTGAACTTTGTTTAGACGAAATCGAAAGAGAAGGACAAAGCTATACGTATGATACAATTACGCGTATTGTTAATAAAAATCCAAATAGTAAAATTTACGTCGTTATCGGTACCGATCAGTATGATCAATTAGATAAATGGTACAAAATTGATGAACTAATGCAATATATTACATTTGTCATTGTGAATAGATATAAGGAAACACAAGAGGTAGAAGATAATATGATAGCCATTAATATCCCACGTATGGATATTAGTTCTACAATGATTAGAGAACGCGTTAAAAATAAACAATCTATTCAAATTCTTGTCCCTCAAAGTGTTGAACAATATATTAGAGAGGAACGATTGTATGAAAATTGATAGTGCTGTTGAATTAGTTAAAGAAAAGTTACCAGAAAAACGTTTTATACACTCAATGAATGTGGCGAAGACAGCTGTTAAGCTTGCAGAAATATACGATGGTGACCCACAGAAAGCTGAATTAGCTGGTGTTTTACACGATTATTGTAAATATGATGATTTGGGGACTATGTATCAAATCGTTACTCAAAATGGCTTAGACAGTAATTTATTGAGTTATGGTTCTGAGATATTACACGGGCCAGTGGCCGCCGTTATTATGAATAAAGACTATGGAGTCAACGATGAGGAAGTTTTATTAGCCATCAAAAACCATACAACTGGCCGTGCGCAAATGACTAAAACTGAAAAATTAGTTTTTATTGCTGATTATATTGAACCGGGTCGACAAACACCTGGCGTTGAAGAAATAAGAGATTTAGCATACAATCAAGGTAGTTTAGATAAAACAATTTATGAGATATCTAAACGCACAGTACTACATTTGATTAGTAAGGATATAAACGTATATGACGCTACAATTGCTTGTTTAAATTATTATAATTATAGTGATGAAAGAATAAAGGATGATTAAATGAATTCAGATCAATTATTAAAATTAGCCATTCAGGCTACAGAAGATAAAAAAGCAGAAGATATAATTTCAATCGACATGCGAGGAATCAGTGATATGACTGATTATTTCGTTGTTTGTCATGGGAATAACGACCGTCAAGTTCAAGCTATTGCAAAAGCTGTAAAAGACGCTGCGCACGAAGCTGAAATTGAAGTTAAACGTATGGAAGGATATAACGAGGCGCGTTGGGTATTAATAGATTTAGCTGACGTTGTTATCCATGTGTTCCATAAAGACGAACGTGATTATTATAATATCGAAAAATTATATCAAGACGCACCAATCGAAACTTATAGACAGGCAGTTTATTAATTATGTCACAGTATGAAGGCTTAAGTTTATTTTATGATCAATTAACTTTTGACCAACCTTACGAGTCTTGGTTAAAAATCGTTGAACATTTTGCGCCACATCACCATTCTCTATTAGATATAGGATGTGGCACAGGAAACTTAACAACTTTATTGACGCAGTTTGATAACGTCACAGGTATGGACCTAAGTGTAGATATGTTATCATTGGCTGCAAATAAAGCTCATAATATTAATTGGATCGAAGGAGACATGACTGATTTCACATTAAATTCAAAATTTGATGTCATTACTATCTTCTGTGATTCATTAAATTATTTAGCTGATTTAGAAGATGTTAAGGCGACATTTACAAATGTCTATCAACATTTAGAAGATAACGGTGTATTGATGTTTGATGTGCACACGATAAATAAATTCGACTCATTGTTTAATAACCAAAGTTATATAGACGAAACTGATGAAGTATTTTTAGGTTGGGATGCTATTAGAGGTGAAGAGCCCTATAGTGTTTGGCACGATATGTCTTTCTTTATGAAGCAATCCAATGACTTATATCAAAGATTCGACGAAAGTCATTATCAACGAACATTCACCGAAGATACTTATAAAAAATTATTAAATGACATTGGTTTTACTAATATTACTACTTTTGTAGATTTCGATATTAATAACCATGATGAAAATGGAAATAGACTATTTTTTATCGTAAATAAATAAAGTAACTACACTTCTTTACACGTGTTTATCTGTAAAGGAGTGATTTTTTATGTCTCAATGGTTAGTACAACTAAGGTCAGCTTTATTAAAGAAACGATATTTAATTTTTATATTTTGCCTAAGTGTTATAGCAATTATAATTTTAGCTTTCTCAAGCTTTGGTAAAACAAATATATCGCATTATTCTAATATAGAGATGAAAAATCAGCATGATAATTTAAAAAAGCATACAACTATTGCTGCACAACAAAACACTAAAATTAAACAGCCTGAAATTATATATGTAGATATCAAAGGGGCAGTTAAATATCCCAACGTTTATCAAATGAAATCCACTGATAGGGTAAAACAACTTTTAGATAAAGCTCAACCCACTAATGATGCCGAGTTATCTACAGTTAATCTTGCTGAGAAATTATTAGATCAAAAATTAGTGATAATACCAAGTAAAAATGATAAAGTAAATGCATTAAATACTAATTTAACTTCTACTCATCAACCACCTAATAAAAACGCTAAATCACCAGTTAATTTAAATACAGCAACCATCGATGAACTAAAATCAATCAATGGTATTGGAGAGTCTAAAGCTCAAGCTATTATTAACTATAGAGAACAACATGGGCAGTTTGATAGTATTGAAAAATTAAAAGAAGTCAAAGGTATAGGCGCGAAAACATACGAAAAATTACAAGCAGAATTCACATTATAAATGCATTGTATTAAAATTGTCTTATTAGTTATTAAATTTAATTGGAGGCTTCAATATGGACAGAATTAAATGGGACGAATACTTTATGGCTCAAAGCCAACTATTAGCATTACGATCAACTTGTGAGCGATTATCAGTAGGAGCTACAATTGTTAAAGACAATAGAATTATCGCAGGTGGTTATAATGGCTCCGTTACTGGGGAAGTCCACTGCATAGATGAAGGGTGCTTAGTTGAAGATGGGCATTGCATTAGAACTATTCATGCAGAGATGAATGCACTATTACAATGTGCTAAACAGGGCGTGTCTACAGAAGGTGCAACGATTTATGTGACGCATTTCCCTTGTTTAAACTGCACTAAATCTATAATACAAGCTGGCATTACGACGATTTATTATGCGGAAGATTATCATAATCATGCTTATGCATTAAAATTATTAGATCAACAAAATATTGAATATAAAAAAATTCCATTTAACCCTGAACACGTAGCGCAATATTTATTAAATAAATAGCACATGTTTTATTTTGCTTTAGCATTTTTAGTTGGCTTATTGTGGTTACATAACGAAATATTAGCGATAACATTATTTGTAATAATTATGTTTAGTATGTATAGAAAAAAATGCAGTTGGTCTATGATAGGTATCGTTCTTATCATACCAATAGTAAGCTTTACATATTTTGAAAAACATTTTGTACAAACATTTCAACAACGTACACATATATTACAGAATCCAAAGATAAACCAATATGTAACATTTGTAGCTGTACATCAATCTAACAAAAACAGTATTAATGGCACTTTAAAGATTGATGATAAAAAGTATCGTTTTTTTCACTTTAGCAATGAACCATTGAACATTGACGTAATTAATAATCGCACATGTCCTGTAGATGGTTCATTTAAGCCTATTACTTCTTCAGTTTATCGTCCTTTAATAATCAATATAAAACATATCAATATAAATGAGTGCATACCTACGCATAAAACACTATTAACTGCTTTTAACGACCACAAATATTATTTATACCATAAAATTAAAAGTTCAGGTCTTCAACAATACGATAAGATTATAGCTTTATTATTAGGAGACGTAACCTTTTTACCTAAGAACCTACTAGATGCTGTTAAAGTTATAGGAATTTATCATTTAATGGCGGTGAGTGGGTCTCATATAATAGCCATCGTTGCTATGCTTTATTTTATTTGCATTAGATTGGGATTACCGATTCCTTTCATAAAAGTAGCCATTTGCATCATTCTTCCTATATACGCATGTTATACAGACTTCGCTCCAAGCGCATTAAGAGCTATCACAATGGTCATAATAGTCACATTATTGCCTCGCTTTTTATTATATAGAGCTCTTGATGTGCTAGGTAGCACATTTATTATACTTTCTACAATAAATCCTCAACTTGTCTATGACATTGGTTTCCAATTTTCTTTCCTTATAACGCTTTTTATTCTACTATCTGCACCATTATTAATTCAGCATAATAAAGCAATTGCGCTACTGTTGTTAAATGTTATAACATTTTTAGGAAGTTTTATGATAAGTAGTATTCATTTTAATCAAATTCAATGGATTGGCCTCTTTTCAAATATTCTTTTTATACCGTTATATACTTTTATATTTTTTCCATTAGCAATATTTTACTTATTTTATATTCATGTACCAATATCATTTCAATGGGTACCATTAATAGTTGATAATATATTTATTTTTCACGATAAGTTGGTCCAATTTTTTATAATATTTAAGAGTATACGTTGGTTTGTTCCTGAATTGAATCATTTTGAAGTTACACTATACTTTCTATTTATTTTAGTAATTTTAAGAGCGCTTGTATTAAGAAAATTTATACAGACAGTAGTATTATTTACTATATTTGCATTCGCCATAACTTATTTAACTAGAGATTATTCGGCTCAGCTCACTATGTTTGATGTGGGTCATGGAGATGCATTTTTACTGAAAACTACAAAAAATAAGACACTTATGATCGACACAGGAGGCAAACATGTAGACGATAAAATACACTATATTGGTACTTTATCTAAATATAAGATTTTACCTACGCTGAAGAAAAAAGGGATTAAAAAAATTGATTATCTTATCATTACACATCCACATAATGATCATATGGGTGAATTGGAATTTTTATGCCAAGACTTAACATTCTCCAATATAATAATTAATAAGCAATCATTTACACAACAACAACTAGCATATATCAATACATTAGCTACCATTTATAATTTTAAGATTGTTGATTTTCATTCATTGAACAAAGTCTACCTTGATCAATTTTTTATAGAACTATTAGATGCTACAATTCCGCAATCTGATGATCCAAATAAGCAGTCCATTGTGACTTTAGTAAAATATAAAGACTATAAATTATTGTTTATGGGTGATGCAACTAGCGACAACGAACAAATATTGCTATCTAAATATGATCTTTCAAATATTGATATTTTGAAAGTAGGGCATCATGGTAGTAAAACAAGTAGTAGCGAATCATTTATTCAGATCACAAAACCACGAATTACTTTAATATCTAACGGACAAAATAACAGATTTCAGTTACCACATATGCAAGTATTGAATAAGTTAAAAATAATTAATTCGAACGTTTATGACACTGCGCAACATGGACAAGTTACGATAACTTTAAATAAAGAATTAGCAATAAGTACTGAAAAATAATGAAACCTTCTAGAGTGTAGCACTGACAAATGATATAATTAGTAGTGTTTTTAGTTGTGAAAGGATGCTATTTTAATGAGCGAGAATATTATTACTATATATGGTGAAGCACCTGAACTTATAGAGAAGAAAAGTAATGAAATTATAGCTAAATATTTGAATGAACCAAAAGATGACTTCAATTTTATTAAGTTTAATTTATATGAAACTGAAATAGCGCCAATAATTGAAGAATCATTAACGATGCCTTTATTTTCTGATAAAAAAGTCGTATTAGTACAAAATGCGTATGTTTTTACAGGAGAAAAGCCACCTAAAGATATTAATCATAATATTGATCAATTACTTGAATTTATTAATAAATATGATGGTGAAAGTTTAGTTATTTTTGAAGTTTATCAATCTAAACTTGATGAACGTAAAAAATTAGTTAAACAGCTTAAGGCCAATACTAAACTTATAAAAATTGAACAAATGTCTGAAGAAGATATAAAAAATTGGATTAAACAATCCCTTCATGAAGAATATAAAGATATTAAACAAGATGCATTAAATTTATTTATCGAATTAACAGGCATAAATTTTAATGTAGTAAAACAAGAATTAGGAAAGTTAATATTATTTTTAGGGGATAGACCGACGATAAATAGACAAGACATCTCTCAAATCGTCAATAGAAGTTTAGAGCAAAACGTGTTTTTGCTAACAGAGTATATTCAAAAAAATAAAAAAGAAAAAGCCGTGCAACTCGTTAAAGATTTAATAGTTATGAAAGAAGAACCAATTAAATTATTAGCTTTAATAACGAGCAATTATAGGCTATATTATCAAAGTAAAATATTGAGCCAAAAAGGTTACAGTGGGCAGCAAATAGCCAAAACGATAAATGTACATCCATATCGCGTAAAATTAGCGCTTAACCATGCTCGTCAGTATAATATCGATGATTTATTAAACATTATAAACAGCTGTGCCGAGACTGACTACAAATTGAAGTCCTCATACATGGATAAAGAGTTAATTTTAGAATTATTTATATTATCACTTTAATTAAAAAAAGGTATAAAAAAAGTTCAAGCATAGGCTTGAACTTTTAATTATTTAGCAGCTGACATTAATGATGATTTAATACGATCAGCTTTGTTTGAGTGGATTAAGTTGCGTTGCGCAGCTTTATCTACTTTTTTAATTGCAAAGTTTACTAATTCTGATTTGTTATCAGCATTAGTTTCAATTGCTGATTTTGCTCTTTTAACTGCTGTACGCATTTCTGATTTTTGAGTCACGTTTTGTGTTTCAGCAGATTGTGTTGTTTTAACACGTTTTACTGCAGATTTAATGTTTGGCATGAGTGTCACCTCCTAAAAGTGAGCTTAGCTATCAAATTTTATTTGATTACAACAAAAAATATTTTATCAAATCAGTAACCTTTGTGCAATCATTTATTTAATGATAGTGACTTTATTTTTGATTTAAAAATAATAATTGGAAACTCTGACAAATATCTTTATAATGAATATGTTACACATAATATCATTATAAATACAAGTTTTTCAACGAGGTTTGCATTTATAATATAAAAACGTTATTCTGACAAAGATGTCTTACATAATATACGGGTTAGAATTATGAAAGTGAGAATGATAATACAT
The Staphylococcus kloosii genome window above contains:
- a CDS encoding acetyl-CoA carboxylase biotin carboxylase subunit — encoded protein: MYRCLIANRGEIAIRIIRACRELNIETVAVYALGDEKSLHVSLADQAVCIGEANALDSYLNQDRIISAAINTGATAIHPGYGFLSESASFARKVEENDIYFIGPTYRTMEMMGDKITARQTVHGADVPIIPGSTGAVESIDEVEEIAKDTGYPLVLKAASGGGGKGIRIVKSKEALSKAFKEAKSEGAKYFDDDRIYVEAFIPVAKHVEVQVVGDGQDNFVHLGERDCSVQRKNQKLIEESPCSALSEERRTQICNDAVKVARASNYRSAGTIEFLVTEDAYYFIEMNARIQVEHTVTEMRANRDLLQAQLYLMMQNQLPFTQDEIAFDGHVIEARINAEDPEKGFQPSPGKVKGLHLPHGFNVRVDSLLYSGYVVSPYYDSLVAKVIVKAPNRQLAIDKLKVTLDEMVIDGFTTTADFLYAVLNYPPYAHGDAKDVDIKFLDRHNIIKEA
- the pxpA gene encoding 5-oxoprolinase subunit PxpA, whose amino-acid sequence is MKVDLNCDLGESFGNYKIGNDENIIPVITSANIACGFHAGDAQVMNNTVKLAHENNIGIGAHPGLPDLQGFGRRNMDLSPQEIYDTVIYQLGAISGFCAIHNAKLNHVKPHGALYQMGARDEEIAHAIAQAVHDFDASLIFVGLSNTLLISKAKELGLQTASEVFADRRYEANGQLVSRKESDALITDTEEAISQVISMVKDQQVIAKNGEKIAIQADTICVHGDGAHAFEFVSQIRERFSKEGISISTLGG
- a CDS encoding NRAMP family divalent metal transporter, giving the protein MGKKLAKKDGDFQFTKNHKRLLLGSVFLMATSAIGPAFLTQTAVFTAQFAASFAFAILLSIIIDIGAQINIWRVLVVTGKRGQEVANDIVKGLGTFISILIAIGGLAFNIGNIAGAGLGLNAIFGLDVKWGAAITAILSIAIFISKSGQKIMDVVSMVLGALMIVVVAFVMFKAHPPYGDALKHVVMPEHPIALVLPIITLVGGTVGGYITFAGAHRILDSGIEGKSFLPFVNKAAIAGILTTGVLRTLLFLGVLGVVVTGATLSSDNPPASVFEHVLGPIGKNIFGVVLFAAAMSSVIGSAYTSSTFLKTLHKSLFNKANLMVIAFIVVSTIIFLFVGKPVSLLIIAGALNGLILPITLGTILIASKRKSIVGDYKHPNWMLWFGILAVIVTIVTGIFSLQSLGTLFGS
- a CDS encoding 5'-methylthioadenosine/adenosylhomocysteine nucleosidase, which encodes MIGIIGAMEEEVAILKDKLTQLEEVTIAHVKFYKGNLNDAPVVLTQSGIGKVNVAMSTTLLIENFKPSKIINTGSAGALDEELKVGDVVVSEALAYHDADATAFGYQFGQIPQMPAVFEADKTLLTQSIEAIKASNLPAKTGLIVSGDSFIGSNEQRIQIKQNFADALAVEMEATAIAQTCYQFKVPFVVTRAISDLANGEAEMSFDEFLKTAARSSSEIVERLIKTI
- a CDS encoding YqeG family HAD IIIA-type phosphatase — encoded protein: MGIFKKYFMPNEYVQSIFQIDIEKLAASGVKGIITDLDNTLVGWDVEAPTEEVRAWFKKANDLGITITIVSNNNEQRVGSFSQSLDVDFIFKARKPMGKAFIKATNHMQLKPEEIVVIGDQMLTDVFGGKRRGLFTIMVVPVKQTDGFITKFNRIIERRLLQHFRKKGYITWEEY